One genomic window of Leptolyngbyaceae cyanobacterium includes the following:
- the rplE gene encoding 50S ribosomal protein L5, whose product MAQRLKTQYQETIVPKLREQFKYENIHQVPKLVKVTLNRGLGDAASNAKALESSLNEIALIAGQKPVVTRAKKAIAGFKIRQGMPVGIMVTLRGDRMYAFLDRLINLSLPRIRDFRGISPKSFDGRGNYSLGVREQLIFPEIEYDNIDQIRGLDISIITTAKTDEEGRALLKAMGMPFRDQ is encoded by the coding sequence ATGGCACAACGACTAAAAACCCAGTATCAAGAAACAATTGTTCCTAAATTAAGGGAGCAATTCAAGTATGAAAATATTCACCAGGTTCCAAAACTGGTAAAGGTCACCCTGAACCGAGGCTTGGGAGATGCAGCTTCTAATGCCAAAGCTTTGGAATCTTCATTGAATGAAATTGCCTTGATTGCAGGTCAAAAGCCTGTGGTTACAAGAGCTAAAAAAGCGATCGCAGGCTTTAAGATTCGCCAAGGTATGCCAGTGGGCATCATGGTTACCCTCAGAGGAGACCGGATGTATGCTTTCCTGGATCGACTGATTAACTTATCACTACCCCGGATTAGAGATTTTCGGGGAATTAGTCCCAAAAGCTTTGACGGTCGCGGTAACTATAGTCTGGGCGTAAGAGAGCAGCTGATTTTCCCAGAAATCGAATACGACAATATCGATCAAATTCGCGGTCTGGATATTTCCATTATCACGACTGCTAAAACAGACGAAGAAGGCCGCGCCTTGCTAAAAGCAATGGGGATGCCTTTCCGCGATCAATAA
- the rplX gene encoding 50S ribosomal protein L24 → MHVKKGDTVQVISGKDKGKVGEILQSFPKLSKVIVKGVNMRTKHVKPQQEGESGRIVTSEAPIHSSNVMLYSTKQNVASRVCYTFTEEGKKVRMLKKTGEIID, encoded by the coding sequence ATGCACGTCAAAAAAGGCGATACCGTTCAGGTAATTTCTGGCAAAGACAAAGGCAAAGTTGGCGAAATCTTGCAATCTTTTCCTAAGTTAAGCAAGGTAATCGTCAAAGGGGTAAACATGAGAACTAAACACGTTAAGCCCCAACAAGAAGGCGAATCCGGTCGCATCGTCACCAGCGAAGCACCAATTCACAGTTCTAATGTGATGCTTTATTCCACTAAGCAAAACGTGGCCAGTCGTGTTTGCTATACCTTCACCGAAGAAGGTAAGAAAGTGCGGATGTTGAAAAAAACTGGTGAAATCATCGACTAA
- the rplN gene encoding 50S ribosomal protein L14 — protein sequence MIQPQTYLNVADNSGARKLMCIRVLGAGNRRYGHVGDVIIAVVKDATPNMAVKKSDVVRAVIVRTTKSTRRESGMSIRFDDNAAVIINADGNPKGTRVFGPVARELRDKNYTKIVSLAPEVL from the coding sequence GTGATTCAACCCCAAACTTATCTAAATGTTGCTGACAATAGCGGTGCCCGCAAATTAATGTGTATCCGGGTTTTAGGTGCCGGTAATCGCCGCTATGGTCATGTAGGCGATGTGATCATCGCTGTTGTCAAAGATGCCACCCCTAATATGGCAGTCAAAAAATCTGATGTGGTGAGAGCAGTAATTGTTCGCACTACCAAAAGTACCCGTCGGGAAAGCGGCATGAGCATTCGGTTTGACGATAATGCTGCTGTAATTATCAACGCTGATGGTAATCCGAAAGGTACCCGCGTATTCGGCCCTGTAGCTAGGGAATTGCGGGATAAAAACTATACCAAAATTGTTTCTCTCGCTCCGGAGGTGCTCTAA
- the rpsQ gene encoding 30S ribosomal protein S17: MAVKERVGLVVSDKMDKTVVVAIENRSPHPKYKKIVVRTKRYKVHDEENKCKEGDRVRIRETRPLSRTKRWEVAEILNSSSGQ, translated from the coding sequence ATGGCAGTCAAAGAAAGAGTTGGCTTAGTTGTCAGCGACAAAATGGATAAAACCGTCGTGGTAGCCATCGAAAACCGCTCTCCCCACCCGAAATACAAAAAAATTGTCGTGCGGACAAAAAGATATAAAGTACACGATGAAGAAAATAAATGTAAGGAAGGGGATAGAGTACGGATTCGCGAAACACGCCCTTTGAGTCGCACCAAACGCTGGGAAGTAGCTGAAATACTCAATTCCAGTAGTGGTCAGTAG
- the rpmC gene encoding 50S ribosomal protein L29 produces MPLPKVEEARNLSDEELANQIIAVKKQLFQLRLQKATRQLQKTHEFKHAKHRLAQLLTVEREREITASQASNATETVA; encoded by the coding sequence ATGCCTCTTCCTAAAGTAGAAGAAGCCAGAAACCTGAGCGATGAGGAACTGGCAAATCAAATTATCGCTGTGAAAAAACAACTGTTTCAGTTGCGCTTGCAAAAAGCAACTCGTCAGTTGCAAAAAACACACGAATTCAAACACGCCAAGCACCGTTTAGCTCAATTGCTAACGGTGGAAAGGGAGCGAGAAATTACAGCCTCCCAAGCATCCAATGCTACCGAAACAGTTGCTTAA
- the rplP gene encoding 50S ribosomal protein L16, whose translation MLSPRRTKFRKQQRGRMEGLATRGNQLNFGEFGLQALEPAWITSRQIEASRRAMTRYIRRGGKIWIRIFPDKPVTMRPAETRMGSGKGSPEFWVAVVKPGRIMFEITGVPEATAREAMRLASHKLPIKTKFVVRSEETV comes from the coding sequence ATGTTAAGTCCTAGAAGAACTAAATTCCGCAAACAGCAGCGCGGACGCATGGAAGGGTTGGCCACCAGAGGCAACCAACTAAATTTCGGTGAATTTGGCCTTCAGGCATTAGAACCTGCTTGGATTACCTCTCGTCAAATCGAAGCCAGCCGTCGTGCCATGACCCGGTACATCCGTCGTGGTGGTAAAATCTGGATTCGCATTTTCCCCGATAAACCAGTTACCATGCGTCCAGCAGAAACCCGGATGGGTTCCGGTAAAGGTTCGCCTGAGTTTTGGGTAGCCGTAGTGAAGCCCGGACGCATCATGTTTGAAATTACAGGCGTTCCAGAAGCAACCGCTCGCGAAGCTATGCGTTTGGCTTCTCATAAATTACCGATTAAAACAAAGTTCGTGGTTCGCTCCGAGGAGACTGTATAA
- the rpsC gene encoding 30S ribosomal protein S3 — protein sequence MGQKIHPVGFRLGVTQEHRSRWFADSDRYPELLQEDFQIRTYVEKNLANAGISDVRIERKADQIDLEIRTARPGVVVGRGGTGIETLRTGLQQELGSNRQIRINVVEVARVDADAGLIAEYIAQQLERRVSFRRVVRQAIQRAQRAGVQGIKVQVSGRLNGAEIARTEWTREGRVPLHTLRADIDFAYRTAKTIYGILGVKVWIFKGEIIPGQEEVPPPTAPGTPRRRQGKRRQQFEDRSNEG from the coding sequence GTGGGACAAAAAATTCATCCAGTTGGTTTTCGACTAGGGGTAACCCAAGAACATCGCTCTCGTTGGTTCGCGGATTCAGACCGCTACCCAGAGCTACTCCAAGAAGATTTCCAAATTCGTACTTACGTCGAAAAAAACTTAGCTAATGCGGGAATTTCTGATGTAAGAATCGAGCGAAAAGCCGACCAAATTGACTTAGAAATTCGGACTGCCAGACCCGGTGTAGTAGTCGGACGTGGCGGTACCGGTATTGAAACTTTGCGAACCGGACTACAACAAGAATTAGGTAGCAATCGCCAAATTCGGATCAACGTAGTCGAAGTGGCGCGGGTAGATGCTGATGCTGGTTTAATTGCCGAATATATCGCCCAGCAACTAGAACGTCGGGTTTCCTTCCGTCGCGTAGTTCGTCAAGCAATTCAACGCGCTCAAAGAGCCGGAGTTCAAGGTATTAAAGTACAAGTGAGCGGACGACTCAACGGTGCTGAAATTGCTCGAACCGAATGGACTCGCGAAGGTAGAGTACCTTTACATACACTGCGGGCAGATATTGATTTCGCTTACCGCACCGCTAAAACTATTTACGGCATTTTGGGCGTAAAAGTTTGGATTTTTAAAGGTGAAATTATCCCCGGACAGGAAGAAGTACCTCCTCCTACCGCGCCCGGTACGCCCCGCCGTCGGCAAGGTAAACGCCGCCAGCAATTTGAAGACCGCTCTAATGAAGGATAA
- the rplV gene encoding 50S ribosomal protein L22 gives MAVDTTTEVKAIARYIRMSPFKVRRVLDQIRGRSYREALIILEFMPYKACEPVLKVLRSAVANAENNAGLDPAKLMVSQAYADQGPSLKRFRPRAQGRAYQIRKPTCHITVAVAEEA, from the coding sequence ATGGCAGTAGATACTACCACTGAAGTAAAAGCGATCGCCCGTTATATACGGATGTCTCCCTTTAAAGTGCGTCGCGTCCTCGACCAGATTCGGGGTCGTTCTTATCGGGAAGCTCTGATTATTTTAGAGTTCATGCCTTACAAAGCGTGCGAACCCGTTCTCAAAGTCCTGCGTTCAGCTGTCGCCAATGCCGAGAATAATGCAGGACTAGACCCAGCCAAACTAATGGTCAGTCAAGCCTATGCCGATCAAGGTCCGAGCTTAAAGCGATTCCGGCCTAGAGCGCAAGGCAGAGCCTATCAAATTCGCAAGCCAACTTGTCACATTACCGTGGCAGTTGCAGAAGAAGCTTAA
- the rpsS gene encoding 30S ribosomal protein S19, with the protein MGRSLKKGPFVADSLMSKIETLNAKGEKQVIKTWSRASTILPQMVGHTIAVHNGRTHVPIFISDQMVGHKLGEFAPTRTFRGHAKGDKKSGKR; encoded by the coding sequence ATGGGTCGTTCTCTTAAGAAAGGTCCGTTTGTTGCTGATAGTTTAATGAGCAAAATTGAGACCTTAAATGCCAAAGGCGAAAAGCAAGTGATCAAAACTTGGTCGCGAGCTTCCACAATTTTGCCTCAAATGGTAGGTCATACGATCGCCGTTCACAATGGACGAACTCACGTACCGATCTTTATTTCAGATCAAATGGTAGGGCATAAATTGGGTGAATTTGCTCCCACGCGCACCTTTAGGGGACACGCCAAGGGCGATAAAAAATCCGGAAAACGATAA
- the rplB gene encoding 50S ribosomal protein L2 has translation MGTRSFRPYTPSTRQAVVSDFAEITRSEPERSLTVSVHRKKGRNNRGIITSRRRGGGHKRLYRIIDFRRDKHNIPAKVATVEYDPNRNARIALLHYRDGEKRYILHPNGLKVGTQIISGPDSPIEIGNALPLGNIPLGTGVHNVELYPGRGGQIVRAAGATAQVVAKEGGYVSLKLPSGEVRMILKECYATIGQVGNLDARNLSTGKAGRNRWKGRRPKVRGSVMNPVDHPHGGGEGRAPIGRSGPVTPWGKPALGAKTRKPNKPSNSLIVRRRRKSSKRGRGGRES, from the coding sequence ATGGGTACCCGTTCTTTTAGGCCATATACTCCCAGTACTCGTCAGGCAGTCGTTTCTGACTTTGCGGAAATCACCCGTAGCGAACCGGAAAGATCCCTGACCGTATCTGTCCATCGGAAAAAAGGCCGCAACAATCGCGGCATCATCACCAGCCGTCGGCGTGGTGGCGGACACAAACGCCTTTACCGAATCATCGATTTTCGGCGCGACAAGCACAACATTCCAGCCAAAGTAGCCACCGTAGAATACGATCCCAACCGCAATGCTAGGATCGCCCTACTGCACTACCGAGATGGCGAAAAACGCTATATTTTGCATCCCAATGGCTTAAAAGTCGGCACGCAAATCATCTCCGGGCCAGATTCGCCGATCGAAATCGGTAACGCTTTGCCCTTGGGCAATATCCCGTTAGGTACTGGCGTTCATAACGTAGAACTCTATCCAGGTAGAGGCGGACAAATCGTGCGAGCAGCTGGCGCCACCGCACAAGTTGTTGCCAAAGAAGGTGGTTACGTTTCCCTCAAACTACCATCCGGTGAAGTACGTATGATCTTAAAAGAATGCTACGCCACCATCGGACAAGTAGGAAACCTGGATGCTAGAAACTTAAGTACTGGCAAAGCAGGGAGAAATCGCTGGAAAGGCCGTCGGCCTAAGGTTAGAGGTAGCGTGATGAACCCCGTAGATCACCCACATGGCGGTGGTGAAGGGAGAGCGCCCATCGGTAGAAGTGGGCCAGTAACTCCTTGGGGTAAACCAGCACTTGGTGCGAAAACCCGCAAACCTAATAAACCAAGTAATTCTTTAATTGTACGTCGTCGCCGGAAATCCTCTAAACGAGGCCGTGGCGGTCGTGAGTCATAG
- a CDS encoding 50S ribosomal protein L23 yields the protein MSKNDLRTLADLVRRPLVTEKATMLMEQNKYTFEVAPKATKPDIKAAIEYLFDVKVRAVNTLMPPRKQRRVGRFLGYKPQYKKAIVTLASSDDAEVIRKTLFPEV from the coding sequence GTGAGTAAGAATGATTTACGTACACTAGCAGATCTAGTCCGTCGTCCCCTCGTGACCGAAAAGGCTACTATGTTGATGGAGCAAAATAAATACACTTTTGAAGTGGCTCCTAAAGCAACTAAACCAGATATTAAGGCGGCGATCGAATATTTATTTGATGTGAAAGTGCGTGCCGTCAATACCTTAATGCCCCCCCGCAAACAACGCCGCGTAGGAAGGTTTTTAGGGTATAAACCGCAATACAAAAAAGCGATCGTCACTTTAGCATCATCTGATGACGCCGAAGTTATTCGGAAGACCTTGTTCCCAGAAGTATAA
- the rplD gene encoding 50S ribosomal protein L4, translating into MVNCVVRNWEGQEVGEASVELKVAKEENASHIVHRALVRQMTNARQGNASTKTRSEVRGGGRKPWRQKGTGRARAGSIRSPLWRGGGVIFGPKPRDFEIKMNRKERRLALRTAFLSRSEDLVVVEEFAEKLPRPKTKELAAAIERWGVADRAKVLLIISEPTETVYLSARNIPTLKLIPAYQLNVYDVLWADKLVATSSALAKIQEVFGE; encoded by the coding sequence ATGGTTAATTGCGTGGTGCGAAACTGGGAAGGTCAAGAAGTGGGCGAAGCGTCCGTGGAACTAAAAGTTGCCAAGGAAGAAAACGCTTCTCACATCGTCCACCGGGCATTAGTACGTCAAATGACCAATGCCCGTCAAGGAAATGCCAGCACCAAAACTAGATCGGAAGTACGCGGCGGTGGTCGTAAACCCTGGCGTCAAAAAGGTACTGGTCGTGCCCGTGCCGGATCGATTCGTTCTCCGTTGTGGCGCGGTGGTGGCGTGATTTTTGGCCCCAAGCCCAGAGATTTTGAAATAAAGATGAACCGCAAAGAAAGGCGGTTAGCTTTAAGAACAGCTTTTTTGAGCCGTTCGGAAGATTTAGTAGTGGTAGAGGAATTTGCAGAAAAACTGCCTCGACCCAAAACAAAAGAGTTGGCAGCAGCGATCGAACGTTGGGGCGTTGCCGATCGTGCCAAAGTGTTGTTAATCATATCCGAACCAACCGAGACAGTTTACTTGTCAGCGCGGAACATTCCCACCCTCAAGTTAATTCCTGCTTACCAATTAAACGTATACGACGTACTGTGGGCAGACAAGTTAGTGGCCACATCATCGGCTTTGGCTAAAATTCAGGAGGTCTTCGGTGAGTAA
- the rplC gene encoding 50S ribosomal protein L3, with protein sequence MVVGILGTKLGMTQIFDEAGKAIPVTVVQAGPCPVTQIKTQQTDGYTAIQLGYGEVAQKALNKPELGHLAKSGAPPLRHLHEYRLDNTGDYQLGQPIKVDIFTPGQIVDVMGKSIGKGFAGYQRRHNFGRGPMSHGSKNHRLPGSVGAGTTPGRVYPGKRMAGRLGGKQVTIGKLTIVRVDAERNLLLIKGAVPGKKGALLSITPAKKVGK encoded by the coding sequence GTGGTTGTCGGTATCCTTGGCACTAAATTAGGCATGACCCAAATCTTTGATGAAGCAGGAAAAGCTATTCCTGTCACGGTCGTGCAAGCTGGCCCATGCCCAGTCACTCAGATTAAGACGCAACAAACAGACGGCTATACGGCTATCCAACTTGGATATGGCGAAGTAGCGCAAAAAGCTTTAAATAAACCAGAATTAGGCCACTTAGCCAAATCTGGCGCTCCACCGTTGCGTCATCTACATGAATATCGTTTGGATAATACGGGCGATTACCAGTTAGGTCAGCCAATAAAGGTAGATATTTTTACCCCCGGTCAAATTGTTGACGTAATGGGTAAGAGTATTGGTAAAGGCTTTGCTGGTTATCAAAGACGACATAACTTCGGACGTGGCCCGATGTCCCACGGGTCTAAAAATCACCGCTTACCAGGTTCGGTGGGTGCTGGAACGACACCGGGAAGAGTATATCCGGGTAAGCGAATGGCAGGTCGTTTGGGTGGCAAGCAAGTAACGATCGGCAAACTCACGATCGTGCGCGTAGATGCAGAACGGAATTTGCTGCTGATTAAAGGCGCTGTACCCGGTAAAAAAGGTGCCCTGCTCAGTATCACACCAGCAAAAAAAGTTGGTAAATAG
- a CDS encoding NAD(P)H-quinone oxidoreductase subunit N, with amino-acid sequence MSSRASEKGLVDYLIIDRYLIDRNLGTPKTKITFICNVSLICQVERKFMAIITTGKQLIRDLEKSGALGVYVPLEGGFEGRYQRRIRASGYHTLNISARGLGDVAMYLTGVHGVRPPHLGKKSLGSGAAVGYIYYVPPIINTQLEQLPPKSKGLVLWIIEGHILSRQEVEYLANLPSMEPRVKLVVEMGGDRAFRWMPLRETLAAA; translated from the coding sequence TTGTCCAGTCGTGCTTCGGAAAAAGGTTTGGTTGATTACTTAATTATCGATCGCTATTTAATCGATCGAAATTTAGGCACACCCAAGACTAAAATAACATTTATATGTAACGTTTCCTTAATATGTCAGGTGGAACGTAAATTTATGGCGATTATCACAACTGGGAAGCAACTGATTCGGGATTTGGAAAAATCTGGTGCGTTGGGAGTCTATGTTCCTTTAGAGGGAGGATTTGAAGGAAGATATCAACGACGCATCCGAGCATCTGGTTACCACACTCTCAATATAAGCGCACGGGGACTAGGGGATGTAGCGATGTACTTGACTGGAGTGCATGGGGTACGTCCTCCCCATTTAGGAAAGAAAAGCCTTGGTAGCGGTGCGGCAGTTGGCTACATCTACTACGTACCACCCATCATCAATACTCAACTGGAACAACTACCGCCTAAATCAAAAGGTTTGGTGTTGTGGATTATAGAAGGGCATATTCTGTCTCGTCAAGAAGTGGAATATCTAGCTAACTTGCCCAGTATGGAACCGAGAGTTAAGTTAGTGGTGGAGATGGGTGGCGATCGCGCTTTCCGTTGGATGCCCCTAAGAGAAACTTTAGCAGCAGCCTAA
- a CDS encoding VWA domain-containing protein — protein MGRWVDGGTQRKFFLQTSSFRLHPSLALDKLEEEKAKGELLMLENRDYTLIIDKSGSMSLTDRPLGKSRWSLMQESTLALASKCEQLDPDGLTLYLFSGKFKRYENVTSSKVAQIFIENEPSGRTDLAGVLQDALNNYFQRKAARQTKANGETILVVTDGEPDDRKAVMKVIIEASRRMDRDEELAISFIQVGTDLQATKFLKVLDDELQNAGAKFDIVDTVTIDDMEDMTLTEVLLNAIND, from the coding sequence ATGGGGAGATGGGTAGATGGGGGAACGCAAAGAAAATTTTTCCTTCAGACTTCATCGTTCAGGCTTCATCCTTCCCTAGCCCTTGATAAGCTGGAAGAAGAAAAAGCTAAAGGGGAACTACTAATGCTGGAAAACCGTGACTATACCTTAATCATCGATAAAAGCGGTAGTATGTCATTAACGGATCGACCGCTCGGTAAAAGTCGCTGGTCGCTCATGCAAGAATCTACCCTTGCTTTAGCCAGTAAATGCGAACAACTCGATCCTGATGGTCTGACACTTTATCTGTTTTCTGGAAAATTCAAGCGCTACGAAAACGTAACTTCTAGTAAAGTTGCTCAAATATTTATAGAAAACGAACCATCGGGACGCACGGATCTAGCAGGTGTTTTGCAAGATGCTCTGAATAATTATTTTCAACGCAAAGCTGCTAGGCAAACGAAAGCAAATGGAGAAACTATTTTAGTTGTTACAGATGGAGAACCGGACGATCGCAAAGCCGTGATGAAAGTGATTATTGAAGCATCTCGACGAATGGATAGAGATGAAGAATTAGCAATTTCTTTTATCCAAGTTGGCACGGATTTGCAAGCTACCAAATTCCTCAAAGTTTTAGATGATGAATTGCAAAATGCAGGAGCAAAATTTGACATTGTAGATACTGTAACTATTGATGATATGGAAGATATGACGCTGACAGAAGTTTTACTTAATGCTATTAATGATTAA
- a CDS encoding VWA domain-containing protein has product MVGGSVVQDRDYTLIIDKSGSMSTPDQPGGRTRWQAAEESTLAVARKCEQFDPDGITVYLFSGRFKRFENVTSNKVAQIFQENDPSGTTNLAAVLQDATNNYIQRKGAGQTKPNGETILVVTDGEPDDRKAVMRVIIEASRHIDRDEELAISFIQVGSDPTATKFLKTLDDELQGAGAKFDIVDTVTLDDMEGMTLSEMLLNAIND; this is encoded by the coding sequence ATGGTAGGAGGTTCTGTCGTGCAAGACCGCGACTACACGTTGATTATTGATAAAAGCGGCAGTATGTCTACCCCAGATCAACCGGGTGGTAGAACTCGCTGGCAAGCAGCAGAAGAATCTACTTTGGCAGTGGCGAGAAAATGCGAACAATTCGATCCGGATGGTATCACGGTTTATCTGTTCTCTGGAAGGTTTAAGCGCTTCGAGAACGTAACATCTAACAAGGTTGCCCAAATATTTCAAGAAAATGACCCTTCGGGTACTACTAACTTAGCAGCTGTCTTGCAAGATGCTACGAATAATTATATTCAGCGAAAAGGAGCGGGTCAAACTAAACCAAATGGTGAAACAATTTTAGTAGTTACGGATGGGGAACCGGACGATCGCAAAGCCGTGATGCGTGTCATTATTGAAGCATCTCGCCATATTGATCGAGATGAAGAGTTAGCTATTTCCTTCATTCAAGTTGGCAGCGATCCAACTGCTACTAAATTCCTGAAAACTTTGGATGATGAATTGCAAGGGGCTGGTGCGAAATTTGATATTGTCGATACTGTCACCTTGGATGATATGGAAGGAATGACTCTTAGTGAAATGTTGCTAAATGCCATTAATGACTAG
- a CDS encoding VWA domain-containing protein, with translation MQDRDYTLIIDKSGSMSTPDQMGGRSRWYAAQESTLALARKCEQFDADGITVYVFSSRFKRYDNVTSSKVEQIFQENDPAGTTNLAAVLKDATDRYFQRKAAGQTKANGETILVVTDGEPDDRKAVMKAIIEASRQMERDEELAISMIQVGSDATASKFLKALDDELQGAGAKFDICDTVTIDDMADMSLSEILLNAIGD, from the coding sequence ATGCAGGACAGAGATTACACTTTAATTATTGATAAAAGCGGTAGTATGTCTACACCCGATCAAATGGGTGGGAGAAGTCGCTGGTATGCAGCACAGGAATCTACTTTAGCATTAGCTAGAAAATGTGAACAATTTGATGCGGATGGCATCACTGTTTATGTTTTTTCCAGCCGATTTAAGCGTTATGATAATGTAACTTCTAGTAAAGTAGAACAAATTTTTCAAGAAAACGATCCGGCAGGCACTACTAATTTAGCTGCTGTATTAAAAGATGCCACTGATCGCTATTTTCAGCGCAAAGCAGCAGGACAAACTAAGGCGAATGGGGAGACAATTTTAGTAGTTACAGATGGGGAACCAGACGATCGCAAAGCGGTGATGAAAGCCATTATAGAAGCTTCTCGTCAAATGGAAAGGGATGAAGAATTGGCGATTTCTATGATTCAAGTTGGCTCGGATGCGACGGCTAGCAAATTTTTAAAAGCATTAGATGATGAATTGCAGGGCGCTGGGGCAAAATTTGATATTTGCGATACCGTAACTATTGATGATATGGCGGATATGAGTTTATCGGAAATCTTGTTAAATGCCATTGGTGATTAG
- a CDS encoding LdpA C-terminal domain-containing domain → MTNFYSPLISLREGNWFKLICGASFQHLPSIRNLTLAYTLAGIDCIDVAADTAVIAAVKEALKTVEYFREEAQQRGFGFQGLPLLMVSLNDGEDPHFRKAEFNATECPIECPRPCESICPAQAIVFDRKSEHGFSGVIDSRCYGCGRCLPICPSNLIFARSYVSTPEAIAPLVLQAGVDALEIHTQVGRVADFQRLWQALAPWIHQLKLIAISCPDGEGLIDYLWQLYDAIEPIPCPLIWQTDGRPMSGDIGAGTTHAAIKLGQKVLSAGLPGYVQLAGGTNSHTVRKLKTNGLLAPQLGKREINPMSHPQKYISGIAYGSYARVLLSPVLEEIEKIEQNFPLISGVLDTERKIAAEGNEAFFTQLRSQPFRLEEKPELLWQAVELAYSLVSQLKLSQKYVV, encoded by the coding sequence GTGACAAACTTCTACTCTCCTTTAATTTCTTTAAGGGAGGGGAACTGGTTTAAGCTAATTTGCGGTGCCAGTTTCCAACATCTCCCATCAATTCGGAATCTTACCTTAGCTTATACTCTAGCAGGAATTGATTGTATTGATGTGGCTGCCGATACTGCTGTGATTGCGGCGGTAAAAGAAGCGCTAAAAACTGTTGAGTATTTTCGGGAGGAAGCCCAGCAGCGAGGGTTTGGTTTCCAAGGTTTGCCATTATTAATGGTAAGCCTAAATGATGGGGAAGATCCTCATTTTCGGAAGGCGGAATTTAATGCTACAGAATGTCCGATCGAATGTCCTCGCCCTTGTGAAAGTATTTGTCCGGCGCAGGCGATTGTTTTCGATCGCAAATCCGAACATGGCTTTTCTGGAGTAATTGATAGTCGCTGTTATGGGTGTGGTAGGTGTTTGCCGATTTGTCCCAGCAATTTAATTTTTGCACGCTCTTACGTATCCACGCCAGAAGCGATCGCGCCTTTAGTGTTACAAGCGGGAGTAGACGCTTTGGAAATTCACACCCAAGTCGGTAGGGTAGCGGATTTTCAAAGATTGTGGCAAGCTCTAGCACCTTGGATTCACCAACTAAAACTAATTGCCATTAGTTGTCCGGATGGTGAAGGTTTAATCGATTATTTGTGGCAATTGTACGATGCGATCGAGCCAATCCCTTGTCCTTTAATTTGGCAAACTGACGGGCGTCCCATGAGTGGAGACATCGGTGCTGGAACTACCCATGCGGCGATTAAGTTAGGACAAAAAGTTCTATCCGCAGGATTACCGGGATATGTACAGTTAGCGGGAGGCACTAATAGCCACACTGTTAGGAAGCTAAAGACAAATGGCTTGCTAGCTCCCCAATTAGGGAAGAGGGAAATCAATCCGATGTCCCACCCTCAAAAGTATATCTCAGGAATTGCCTATGGCAGTTACGCTCGCGTACTGTTATCGCCAGTTTTAGAAGAAATCGAAAAAATAGAACAGAATTTTCCGCTAATTTCTGGGGTACTTGACACAGAGAGGAAAATAGCAGCAGAGGGAAACGAAGCTTTTTTCACTCAGTTGCGATCGCAGCCATTTCGCCTGGAGGAAAAACCAGAACTCCTTTGGCAAGCCGTTGAATTAGCTTATTCCCTGGTTTCTCAACTCAAGTTATCTCAAAAGTATGTAGTATAA